The window TGAAACTGTACGAAACAAAGAGCTCAGGATTTTCCCTGAACAAGTTCTTCGACCCGTCACATTTTCGCATGTCGCAATCTGTTGAGTTTTCATCGTCTTCTTTTGGTGGCCAAACCTCTTCTCTTGGCATGTTCACCAATTCCATGATGTGGCAGTTTAGTGACAAGCTCGCGGCCCGTGTGGATATCAGCGCGGCTTACTCACCAAATGCCGGTACCCTCAGCAATGCTGCTGGTGGCCTCAACGGCGACGCACGCATCTTCGTCCAAAATGCTGAAGTAGCGTACCGTCCATCAGAAAACGTTGAATTACATATTTCATTCCACCAGAGCCCTTATGGCCGCTATGGCTCGCCTTACGGCTACTATGGTGGATACCGTGGCATGAATCGTTTCCACGCGTCACGCGGTTCCAGCAACCTGTTTTGGAGAGACCGTGGGGAATAGCCAGACGATTTATCACATAGCACTTCCAGTTTTCACAACGCGGCGTTCCCTGCAGGGAATGGCCGCGTCTTGTTTCTCAGCATAAACCGAAGCTGATCAACCCTTTATGAACGAGCGTCAGGCTGCGTCCAGAAACAGTTTGCTCAATGTAGTGCTTGTTGTATTGGGCATTTCTCTGCTTGCCCTGCTGTATGCACTCGGTACACGTGTTTTTGCCCCACGGGTTGACCCCGTACGGGAAGCCAGCTCCGGACAACTTATCGGCGATATCATCCAGGTGGAGATCCGAAATGGCTGTGGGGAGCCCGGTTTGGCCGGCGATATGACGCAATTTCTGAGAAAAAGAGGTTTTGACGTCGTCGAAGTGGGTGACTTTGAAACATTTGAGCAGGAGTACTCCGTTGTATACGACCGCATCGGAGATCTGGAGTCTGCAAGAAAACTGGCGAAGGCTGTAGGCCTGCCCGAAGACCGCGTCATTCAGGATATCAAGCTTGATGAATACCTTGACGCGTCCATTGTGATTGGAAAGGATTATGCGACGTTAACTCCGTTTAAAAACCAATAAACATGATGCCTGCCCGTTAAATTAATGGCACGATCGTTTACTATATGACAGCAAAACCAAACGTAATTCCCAACAACGCACCACTCAAATCCCGCAACAACCATCTGCCAGTACAAGAGCTGGCGCAGATTGCTGTAGAAGCAATCCAGTCTAAAAAAGGCTATGACATTGTGATTATGGATGTGCGCGCCGTCAGTGGCGTAGCCGACCTGTTTATTATCTGTAGTGGCTCATCTGAACTCCAAATCAAAGCCATCATCGAAGCTGTGCGCATGAGCATCAAGGAGCAAGGCGAAGAATTGCCCTGGCACACCGAAGGCGCCGGCAGCATGCAGTGGGTACTGCTCGACTACGTTGACCTTGTGGTCCACGTATTCAACGAAGAGAAACGGGCCTTTTATGATCTTGAACGCCTCTGGGGTGATGCACCAAAAGAAGAAATAGCAGAAGATGCGCTCATCGAATCTATTGCCATCCTGAAAGGTAGCGGCGGCGCGTAACGTTTTACACCACGCATCCCCTTTATACACGGGCGCATATTTTCGCGTTATATTACATCAGGCATTTGCGGCCTGAAACAGGTTTCTAGTATCCCAGCAACAAGTCGGTACAGGTTTTGCGAGGATTTCAAGCACCTCCCCCTCCTGTGTTACCGGCACTTTTCCCTCCCAAATACGCATTAGTTTAAGAAGTGGCCGGCGAATGTAAAATGCGCGCTTTATGCGGCTCTCAATTTATTAATGCTCACAAATACCATGATCACACGAATAATTCTCATTACGGGTATTATTGTTTTTGTCTTACTATTTCCGCTTCAAGCCCTGACCAATGGCAAAGGTGCGCCCAGCGCTAACACTGGAGCACGCGGTAACAATACCTGCGCAACTGGCGGTTGCCACGACTCCAACCAGCTTAATGCCGGACCCGGTGCTGTTACTATTACAACTTCCGATACGTACGCACCGGGCGCAACCATGAACTTTACCGTCAAGGTTGAACAAGCCAATCAGGGGCGCTTTGGCTTTCAGGCCACCGTACGCCCGGTCAATGATCCTTTTCGGTTTACCGGTACGTTTGGCCTCGGGCAGGGTACAGACTTCGCCGATGCCGTACAACGCTACATAACACATGACGACGCCGTATCAGCTGACGGTGCAACAGAATGGACGTTTCAATGGACAGCTCCTACAGAAGACGTAGGACCCATCAGGATTTACGCCTCGGGCGTTGCTGCCAATGGAAATGGCCTCAGAACGGGCGACTTTGTGTATGCTGACAGCCTCAGTTTTGCCACACAGGTTTCTGTAGAAGAAGTGCTTGTCCCAGAGTTGTTTACGCTCGAACAGGCATACCCAAACCCGTTCCAACAACAAACCACGGTTGTTTACACGATGCAACAACCAGACGCAGTTACCCTTTCACTCTACGACCTCCAGGGCCGCGTTGTGAAGTCTTTTGACGAAGGGGTTCGCCATGCCGGCACACACGAAATACTGATTGACGCTTCAGATCTGCCGGCTGGTACCTACCTGTATGAACTACAAACGCCTACAACCAGAAAAACAGGTACAGTTACGCGCGTTAGATAGTTTTTTTGAGATACTTCACACAAGTACACCTTAGCTTGTTAAACCCGTGTATGACTTCTCATGCACGGGTTTTTCATTGGCCCTTACGACATTCAATGCTATGACAAAATACTTTTTCCTCGCAGGTGCCATCCTTGCAGGCCTCGCCGTTGCTTTTGGTGCCTTTGGCGCCCACATGCTCGAAGGCAAAGTGTCAGCAAACCGATTGTCCACATTTGAGACAGGTGTGCAATACCAGATGTACCATGCCCTGGCACTGCTAATCGTGGGATACATCTCAATGAGTCACCCAGGGCTCCTCAACAGCGCCGGCTACTGCTTCCTCGCCGGCACCATCATCTTTTCAGGCAGCCTCTATCTGCTCGTCCTGACCGACACAGGTTGGCTGGGGGCCATTACACCAATCGGGGGCGTGCTGTTTATTCTGGGGTGGATTTCACTGGCCATCAAGAGCTTCCAACTGCTCCCTGTCGGTCCGTGAGCCGCTATTCAGCGTCATCCTCAAAAAAGAGGGCTGCACTGGGCGCAAGGTTGAACTGCTCTGCAAGCGACAGGACTTCCATTGCAACCTCTGCTGGCACCTTTGATGCCATGTGCTCTTCGGTATCTAACGCGAGGGCATAGCCTATGGCGCCCTCTTCTTCATGGTCGTATTCTTCCCATACCGTCACCTTGTCGATCACAAAGGTGAGCTCTTCTGGCAGGAAATAGGCGATGTACTTCTCTTTTTGCTCTTCGTAGCTAACAAGACTGATATTGCCTATTGCACCGTATTCCTCGTCGTAAAACATCGCCTCAATAACCAGGCGGCCCGCAAACTCCTTCAGGCTGAAATTGCTCATCTATCTATTCGGGATTATCTATCGTGTGCTGGAAGGTAACACAAAAGATGGCATTACAAAACCTCAGCAAGTTCATATGCCGCCAATGACTCGCCCAAAAAATCTTCCAGAAAGGCCAGAGACTGCTGCCCGTCAAGCATCCTGTAGCTAACATCAAACACTGCTGCAAAGTGTTTCAGCCACGTATTGAGTACCTCATCCATATTTACCGCGGTACCCAACTCCTTTGCAAGCGTTGTCACTTCACGATTGACAATGCCACAGGGCACGATGTTGTCGAAGTACTTCAGGTCTGTATTTACATTGAAGGCAAACCCGTGCATGGAAACCCAGCGGCTGCATCGAATGCCCATGGCGCAAATTTTCCGAGCAGTGGTTTCGTTTTCAGCGTCAATCCAAACCCCCGTTTTTCCGTCTACTGTGCCGGCTGAAATACCAAAATCAGCACAGGTACGGATGCCGGCTTCTTCCAGTTTGCGCAAGTAGAGATGCACATCGCGACAAACCCGATCGAGGTCTAGTATTGGGTAGCCGACAAGCTGACCGGGACCATGAAACGTAATATCTCCACCCCGATCAATATGGATAAACGTAGCGCCTTGTTGCGCCAGCAGTGCTTCAGAGACCAGTAAATGGCGTGCATCGCCGCTTTTGCCAAGGGTGTATACGGGTGGATGCTCTACGGCCAGCATGACGTGTGGTACAGCACGCGGCGGATCTTCGCGTTTGGCAGCAATCAGTTCAGCCTGTATACGCTTTTGCAACCGCCAGGCCGGCTCATACTGAACCTGCCCCAGTTGACATACCACAACTTCCTGCTTTTCTGCTGCCGGCGTCATCGATACTTCCCATACTAAATGCTATGTAGGACCAGGCTATTTGATCTTGCAATAACCTGCAACCTTAAACCAGTTCACACCTAGTTCTGTATACTAACTCGGAAGTTGAAGGTGCCTGAAATCACCTGCGATGAAGGCGTACGGCTGTCTTCACTGTCAAAGTTTTCGATCAGCAAACGGAAGTCACCTGATACGCGGTTGCTGAACTGGTAGGAAATCTGAGGTGCCAATGTAAGGCGCGTCGATGCAGACACAACGGAAGCATTATCACCCTGTGTTGCAAGGTTTGGATCATAGAATTCACCGTTATCCACCGCTTCAATGGCTTCTTCAAGTGCACGCCGCAACCGGAATCGCTGGTCGTTGATGACTGCGCGCGACATGGTAAACTTGAAGCTTACCCGGTTATCAAGCTTCTTCTTGAAAAACGGCAATTTCAATCCACGTTTCTGGTAAGAGGCAGAGAAGGACAGCTCACTATTGGTTGTCTCGTTGACCTCAAAGCTTGTAGAGCTAAGCGAGTAGATATTGGACTTATTCCAGGCCAGGTTCGTCTGGATCTGGTTTTTGAAGTCGAGATCCAGTCCCACCAATGGCGAGAACCGCTCGTTGATACGGACCGCCCCGGTCTCTACATCTGGGATGTCAAACGTAATCTGTTTGGCCCCCAGGCTAAACGCACTGGTCGGGTCGCCGCCGGCAGGCAGCAAGTTCGAGCGGAAGTCTGTTGTATAGTCTGCGCTATAGCTATGGCGCAGGGTAACTTTCTGTGTAAAGAGCTGGAATAGCGGCCAGTTTGAAAGTCCGGTATAATTCACGCGCCACGCCGGCAGCGGGAATCGCAACAAGGCGCGGGAACCATCCAGGGCACGTCCGTCACCGATATAGGATTGCAAGAAGTCTGAAACCAGCGTTCGGTTTGTAAGAATCACACGGCCGTCGCCGTTTTCGTCACCCAACTCATTAAGCACTGCAGCCTGCTCGGCATCTCTCACGTACGCATCCAACTGCCGAGAAAACAGGTCTACATAATCAGCACGGAATGCCCAGATAGACGAGCTGTTGTTTCCCCGCTCCGTTCGCGTTTCATCGATGCCGCCGACATCGAGTGGCCGGAAGGTAAAGTTGGTATTATTGCCCCAATCCAGACTCCACGTAAGGTTGATTGTCAGGTTACTGCCCGGACTCAAAGCAGTCTGCGCCTGAATCCGATTGTTGTCCGATAGCACATCGGTTACCTGGAGGTTGTTGGTCACAATACGGTTATCAAGTGCAATCGTACGATCAAGCCCAAACCGATAACCGATTGGCGGCCCTTTGTCGTTAAACAGCGCATCGATGAGGCTATAGTTCACAACAACATCTGAAATATCCCCGGCGTTGTTGAACTCAGGAATACCCACGTTACTCGACGCCGAGTTACGGCTCGCGGTATAGTTGATGCTCAGGTCGCGCACGCCGGTTGCGGCAAGCGCAATGCGTCGGACAAAAGAGACAGGCTTGAGTTTGGGTAACTTGATATTGAGCCGGCGCTTCTTCTCCGCCTCAAGTAAATCTGCACCTTCAAGTGCTGTACTATCCGTACGTGCAGTGTCATCCGCCAGTGCTGTGCTGTCTGCCCCGACAGGCGGTACTCCGCCAGCCAGTGTGCTATCCGCTCCAGGGACAACGCCAACGCCCTCATCTTCAGCATCAAGAGCAGCCTGGCGGGCTTGCTCTTCAGCCAGCGCAGCTTCCAATTCTGCCTCTATAGCAGCCTCAGCTTCAAGGAATTCTTTCAGCGAAAGTTTGTCTTCTCCACGTTCTTCCCGGCCAGCATTTTCAATGGCCAGGCGTGCTTCATCCTCCTGTCGTTTTAGCGCGGCAGCTTTCTTTGCTTCTTTGCGTTCAGCTTTGCGTTCTTTTTTAGCCTCGCGCCGCTCTTGCCGGCGTTTGTCACGTTCTCGAAGCTCATTCTGCTTTTCCTGCTCTTCTTTCTGCTGTGCGTTCAACATCCGCTCATAGAACGGGATTTTTTTCCATAACTCAATCGGCCGCAACGTGAGGCCACTCCGGACACTTACCTGGTTTCGAATGTTTGCTCCGGTAACACGCCCTAGCGCACCGTTCTGCCAACTGTACTGCACCGTATAGGTAACGGGTTGGACATTCACCCAGTTCAGGAAACCATTTCGACTAAAAGTAGGCTGGAACGTAGCATTAAAGCGCTGATCATGCTGCTCTGTCCGCAAATCCTGATCGCCAGAGAAAAGGCCGCTGAGCGCTTTACGCGCTGATACAATCTCCAACTCTTCTACACCAAAAGCAGAAATGCCGATATCATCAGCCGCAATACCCAATCCTGCCAGGCGGGTGGTATCTGAAATGTTGATATTCCGATACAACGAGTCTGTATTCAGATCGATCACACTGTGAAGCGTATCAACACCCAACTGGTTAAGGCTCTGGTTGGTGCTTGTGTCGAAGCTCAGATTAAGGAATTGGAATGGGTTGTACTGCACGCTAACATTCCGGCGGTGTGAGAATGTATGCTGTTCGCGAATCGGGAATGTAGACAACTCTTCCAGGGCCGTGAGCCGCGCGGAAGTTCGCTGCTGTGCTTCCGAGAAGTTACGTGCTGCCGAAGCGGAAGCCTTGATGGATTGCGGCAGGTAGTTAAACCGCAAGTCGCCCAGCAATCCAACAACCGGGACGCGCTCCAAAAACCAAAACGGGCGAAGGGTTTTAGGCTGTGGGATATTCAGGAGGTAGTTCAGGTTACTCGACCATCTCCAGGAGTCATTCATTTTCTGGGATGGATTGCGCGATTGCTTATCTGTATAAGAGTAGTTGAACGAAAGTCCATCTACCAGGATACGCATAATGGGCCAGCGCGAATTTCGTTTTGATATCCTGAAAGACATTGAGCGGGTGTAAG of the Bacteroidota bacterium genome contains:
- a CDS encoding DUF423 domain-containing protein, translating into MTKYFFLAGAILAGLAVAFGAFGAHMLEGKVSANRLSTFETGVQYQMYHALALLIVGYISMSHPGLLNSAGYCFLAGTIIFSGSLYLLVLTDTGWLGAITPIGGVLFILGWISLAIKSFQLLPVGP
- the rsfS gene encoding ribosome silencing factor; its protein translation is MTAKPNVIPNNAPLKSRNNHLPVQELAQIAVEAIQSKKGYDIVIMDVRAVSGVADLFIICSGSSELQIKAIIEAVRMSIKEQGEELPWHTEGAGSMQWVLLDYVDLVVHVFNEEKRAFYDLERLWGDAPKEEIAEDALIESIAILKGSGGA
- a CDS encoding LytR C-terminal domain-containing protein, whose product is MNERQAASRNSLLNVVLVVLGISLLALLYALGTRVFAPRVDPVREASSGQLIGDIIQVEIRNGCGEPGLAGDMTQFLRKRGFDVVEVGDFETFEQEYSVVYDRIGDLESARKLAKAVGLPEDRVIQDIKLDEYLDASIVIGKDYATLTPFKNQ
- the lipB gene encoding lipoyl(octanoyl) transferase LipB, coding for MTPAAEKQEVVVCQLGQVQYEPAWRLQKRIQAELIAAKREDPPRAVPHVMLAVEHPPVYTLGKSGDARHLLVSEALLAQQGATFIHIDRGGDITFHGPGQLVGYPILDLDRVCRDVHLYLRKLEEAGIRTCADFGISAGTVDGKTGVWIDAENETTARKICAMGIRCSRWVSMHGFAFNVNTDLKYFDNIVPCGIVNREVTTLAKELGTAVNMDEVLNTWLKHFAAVFDVSYRMLDGQQSLAFLEDFLGESLAAYELAEVL
- a CDS encoding choice-of-anchor V domain-containing protein, with protein sequence MITRIILITGIIVFVLLFPLQALTNGKGAPSANTGARGNNTCATGGCHDSNQLNAGPGAVTITTSDTYAPGATMNFTVKVEQANQGRFGFQATVRPVNDPFRFTGTFGLGQGTDFADAVQRYITHDDAVSADGATEWTFQWTAPTEDVGPIRIYASGVAANGNGLRTGDFVYADSLSFATQVSVEEVLVPELFTLEQAYPNPFQQQTTVVYTMQQPDAVTLSLYDLQGRVVKSFDEGVRHAGTHEILIDASDLPAGTYLYELQTPTTRKTGTVTRVR